Part of the Sulfurovum sp. TSL6 genome, TTGCAGGTAAACCATCACATGAAGTAGTGGCTGAACTAGAGAAGCTTCAAGCAGAGTACAGTTTACAAGAAGTTGATAGCACTAAAACACGTATCAAACGAGAGATAGAAGTTATACTCTCAGAAACATTCACAAAGGCCTAAGATGGATTTAAAAGCATTTCTAAGTAGCAAGTACGATAGTGATACATTTGAGTCATTCATAAAAGAGCGCTTTTATGGACTTGACATTTATGATAGTGGCAATACAGATAACTTTTTAAGCGAAAGTGAAAAGAAAAGTATAGATGCCTATCGTTTTCTAGGTAAAGTGGAACTTGAAGATGGTAAAGAGATAGGCTTTTTTGAATTTAAATCTAAGTCAATACACATAGAAAATAAACGGGTAGGCTACAATGCCATACTTAAGAAACTAGCTTATGAAGAGTACTTAGATGGTGCCATAGCTTCATTTTATCATCCAGATGGCGATGTATGGAGACTTTCTTTTGTGGGCTTTGAGTATGATGAAGGTAAGGCTAGTGTAACGAACCTAAAGCGTTTTACCTATGTGCTAGGAGAGGGGATACCAACTAAGACACCTTTGGCTCAACTAAAAGACCTAAAGTACCCTAAAATAAATGAAATAGAAAAAGCCTTTAGTGTAGAAGCTCTTAATGATAGGTTTTTTAAAGACTACAAAATGTTATTCGAAGAAATAAATACTTACCTGATTAATAATAAGTATACCAATTTTAATAGTGATGCAGAAGATGTAAGAGCTTTTAGTAAAAAATTATTAGGAAGAATCACATTCTTATATTTTCTTCAGAAAAAAGGTTGGCTTGGGGTTAATGAAACTTGGGGAGATGGAGATAAAAACTTTTTACAAAAAACTTTTCAAAATATACCTAAAGATAAAAATTTTTATGAGTTGTATTTAAAAAACATCTTTTTTGAAGCGTTAAATTTAAAACGACCAAATGATAACTTCAAATTACTGAATTGCAAAATTCCATTTTTGAATGGTGGTCTGTTTGAATGTAAAAATACAGATAAAGAAATATTATTTATTGAAAATAATATTTTTGAAAATATCTTTGAAATTTTTTCTCATTACAACTTTACAATCATTGAGGATTTACCACACGACAGTGAAGTTGCCATTGACCCTGAAATGCTCGGTAAAGTATTTGAAAACTTACTAGAAGATAATTACCAAAGTTCCAAGGGAGCTTTTTATACACCACGAGAAATAGTTCATTATATGTGTAAGCAATCTATTTATGAATATATGATAAATGATTTCATAGATAATAAAGAAGCAATTTATAATCTCATTTTTAAAGATATTTCAGATGATGATTTCTTTAAAAATAGCAAAAATGCAATAGCCGTAGAAAATAAAATAAAATCCATAAAAATTCTTGATCCAGCTATCGGTTCTGGTGCTTTCCCAATGGGATTATTGAGTGAAATTATAGGTGTATTACAGAATTTAAATAAAACTATTGATACTGTTCAAGCAAAGATAGATATTATTGAAAATAGTATCTATGGAATCGATATAGATGCTTCTGCCGTTGAGATTGCCAAGCTTAGATTTTGGTTAAGTATTGTTGTTGATGAAGATGAACCAAAACCATTACCTAATCTTGATTTTAAAATTATGCAAGGCAATAGTCTACTTGAAACTATTAATGGTTTTGACCCACTAGAGGAAAATGAACAGAACAAAGGAAATGGTGCAAGGTTAAAAAGAATGAAGAAAAAATTTCATGACTTTTACAATGCATCTTCAAAAGAAGAAAAATCAATTGTTTTAAAAAGTATAGAAAAAGATGTAAATGAGATTTTCACAACTGCATTAAGAAAAAGACAAATTAAACGACAAAAAAATCTTGATGTAAATAATGATTTATTTACAACAAACTCAAAACTTTTAAAAGAAATTGAAGAGCAAAAACAAGAAATAGAATTAATTGATAAAGTTTTGAGTGACTATCAAAAAACAAAATCTACCAATGAATTGTTTTTATATAAAATATATTTTGCAGAAGTTTTAGATAATGGTGGCTTTGATATTGTTATTGGTAATCCACCATATTTACGGGTTCAAGGCATTGATAAGAAAGTATCAGAACAATATAAAAATATTTTTGATAGTGCAACTGGTAGTTATGATTTATACGTTTTATTTGCAGAACAAGGACTTTCCTTGCTATCTAATGAAGGAGTTTTAAACTTTATTATGCCTCATAAGTGGGTAAATGCAAGTTTTGGAAAAGGATTACGAGAGTTAAGTAGAAATACAATTCATAAGCTCATCTCTTTCGATGCTTATCAAGTCTTTAATGCTTCAACATATACTTCACTTGTATGGTTTAAAAATAAAAAGGATGACAGTTATTTAAAGTATGTAGAATTAAATAAAGATTTATATACAAATAAAGAGCTTGAGAATTACCTTTTTGGTTTAAAAGATGATGAATTTACCAATATTAATAATAATGATTTAACTTCTGAAAGTTGGATACTAACAAATAAACAGACATATGAAATT contains:
- a CDS encoding Eco57I restriction-modification methylase domain-containing protein encodes the protein MDLKAFLSSKYDSDTFESFIKERFYGLDIYDSGNTDNFLSESEKKSIDAYRFLGKVELEDGKEIGFFEFKSKSIHIENKRVGYNAILKKLAYEEYLDGAIASFYHPDGDVWRLSFVGFEYDEGKASVTNLKRFTYVLGEGIPTKTPLAQLKDLKYPKINEIEKAFSVEALNDRFFKDYKMLFEEINTYLINNKYTNFNSDAEDVRAFSKKLLGRITFLYFLQKKGWLGVNETWGDGDKNFLQKTFQNIPKDKNFYELYLKNIFFEALNLKRPNDNFKLLNCKIPFLNGGLFECKNTDKEILFIENNIFENIFEIFSHYNFTIIEDLPHDSEVAIDPEMLGKVFENLLEDNYQSSKGAFYTPREIVHYMCKQSIYEYMINDFIDNKEAIYNLIFKDISDDDFFKNSKNAIAVENKIKSIKILDPAIGSGAFPMGLLSEIIGVLQNLNKTIDTVQAKIDIIENSIYGIDIDASAVEIAKLRFWLSIVVDEDEPKPLPNLDFKIMQGNSLLETINGFDPLEENEQNKGNGARLKRMKKKFHDFYNASSKEEKSIVLKSIEKDVNEIFTTALRKRQIKRQKNLDVNNDLFTTNSKLLKEIEEQKQEIELIDKVLSDYQKTKSTNELFLYKIYFAEVLDNGGFDIVIGNPPYLRVQGIDKKVSEQYKNIFDSATGSYDLYVLFAEQGLSLLSNEGVLNFIMPHKWVNASFGKGLRELSRNTIHKLISFDAYQVFNASTYTSLVWFKNKKDDSYLKYVELNKDLYTNKELENYLFGLKDDEFTNINNNDLTSESWILTNKQTYEILEKLKKQPLRMNNIFEKIFTGLQTNKDSIYFLKNCRYEDDLIIAFSDELQKEIRIEQGLVKPLLKGDDIHRYEKITTDKVVIFPYYIEKKDDKDKAILYTEDEISMKFPNGYKYLKECESILRDREKGRLRNDDYWFRYIYPKNLTRFDKEKLIQPDISMGGNFAYDENGKFYQTTTLYGYEKCSNIQESYKFFMAILNSKLLWWYLTQTGTTLANGYFRFKPDYLNPFPMPKINNIEDTEPFEVLVDYIMWLKSHKNDPINKYVDNEHIAKEFESVIDAMVYELYFKEEFQEKGLEFISFAKRDFESIANITDVKKISETIHKGYQVLRERENEIRNNTQLMKVRLSDIILPIERSI